The proteins below come from a single Alligator mississippiensis isolate rAllMis1 chromosome 2, rAllMis1, whole genome shotgun sequence genomic window:
- the HNRNPDL gene encoding heterogeneous nuclear ribonucleoprotein D-like, whose amino-acid sequence MEDVTEVSGGGGGSEDFAEGSKINASKNQQDDGKMFIGGLSWDTSKKDLTEYLSRFGEVVDCTIKTDPVTGRSRGFGFVLFKDAASVEKVLELKEHKLDGKLIDPKRAKALKGKEPPKKVFVGGLSPDTSEEQIKEYFGAFGEIENIELPMDTKTNERRGFCFITYTDEEPVKKLLESRYHQIGSGKCEIKVAQPKEVYRQQQQQQKGGKGASSGGRGGGRGRGRGQGQSWNQGFNNYYDQGYGNYNSTYSDQNYSGYGGYDYPGYNYGNYSYGPGYTDYSGQQSTYGKASRGGGNHQNNYQPY is encoded by the exons ATGGAGGATGTGACCGAGGTGAGTGGTGGCGGCGGCGGCTCGGAGGACTTCGCCGAGGGCTCCAAGATCAACGCCAGCAAGAACCAGCAGGACGATGG caaAATGTTCATTGGAGGCCTGAGTTGGGACACAAGTAAGAAAGATCTGACTGAATATCTTTCTCGTTTTGGAGAGGTCGTGGACTGCACAATTAAAACAGATCCAGTAACTGGGCGGTCAAGGGGATTTGGGTTTGTTCTCTTCAAAGATGCTGCCAGTGTTGAGAAG GTGCTGGAGCTTAAGGAACACAAGTTGGATGGCAAGTTAATAGACCCCAAAAGGGCAAaagctttaaaaggaaaagagcCCCCCAAAAAAGTATTTGTTGGTGGGCTGAGTCCAGACACATCTGAAGAACAAATAAAGGAGTACTTTGGTGCTTTTGGAGAG attgAAAATATTGAGCTTCCCATGGACACAAAGACAAATGAAAGAAGAGGTTTCTGTTTCATCACGTATACAGATGAAGAGCCAGTAAAGAAATTATTGGAAAGCAGATATCATCAAATTGGTTCTGGAAAG TGTGAGATCAAAGTAGCACAGCCCAAAGAAGTATacagacagcagcaacagcaacaaaaaggaggaaaaggagcTTCATCTGGTGGacgaggtggtggcaggggccgtGGCAGGG GTCAGGGACAAAGCTGGAATCAAGGATTTAATAACTACTATGATCAAGGGTATGGTAACTACAACAGTACTTACAGCGATCAAAACTACAGTGGTTATGGTGGATATGATTATCCTGGGTACAACTATGGAAACTATAGCTATGGACCAGGATATACAGATTACAGCG GTCAGCAGAGCACATATGGAAAGGCATCCCGAGGTGGCGGCAATCACCAAAACAATTACCAGCCATATTAA